One genomic region from Pirellulales bacterium encodes:
- the rplJ gene encoding 50S ribosomal protein L10 — MSKLVKNLVADDLKKQLSGVSDALLVNVVGLDAIRATKLRKELRAKNIKLEVVKNSMARRATEGTPLAAAFQGVEGTLAIVWGASDIVSLAKEITRLAGLKEYEKFAARGGAMDGAKLTAAEVKNVSTWPSREEQLSLLVGQILAPGAALASQLTAIGGAVASQIKQRTEDLQKSAPAGDSPPPAEPAAG; from the coding sequence ATGAGCAAGCTCGTAAAAAACCTCGTCGCCGATGATCTGAAGAAGCAGCTTTCCGGCGTCAGCGACGCCCTGCTGGTGAACGTTGTCGGACTCGATGCGATCCGCGCCACGAAGCTCCGCAAGGAATTGCGGGCGAAAAACATCAAGCTCGAGGTGGTCAAGAACAGCATGGCCCGGCGAGCGACCGAGGGAACTCCGCTGGCCGCGGCGTTTCAAGGCGTGGAAGGCACCTTGGCGATCGTCTGGGGGGCCAGCGACATCGTTTCGCTCGCGAAAGAGATTACTCGGCTGGCCGGATTGAAGGAGTACGAAAAGTTCGCCGCCCGTGGAGGGGCGATGGACGGGGCGAAGCTCACGGCCGCGGAGGTCAAGAATGTGAGCACTTGGCCGAGCCGCGAGGAGCAATTGAGTCTGCTTGTCGGGCAGATTCTCGCTCCGGGGGCAGCACTTGCCAGCCAACTGACGGCGATCGGCGGGGCGGTGGCCAGTCAGATCAAGCAACGAACCGAGGATTTGCAGAAGAGCGCGCCGGCGGGCGATTCGCCGCCGCCAGCGGAACCCGCCGCCGGTTGA